DNA from Microbacterium sp. SORGH_AS_0969:
TCGGCCCAGGGCATGGCCGAGCAGATGATCGACCTCGAATCCGAGCCGCGCAAGGTGCTGACCCTGCGCAGCGAGATCGCGAAGCCGGTGCTCACGCGCCTGCTGATCGAGGCGGGCCACGATGTCCGCAGCGTCGTGGCGTACCGCACGGTCGGTGTTCCGGTGACCGAGAAGATCGCCGGCGACGTCCACTCGGGGCGCATCAACGCGATCCTCGTGACCAGCGGCTCCGTCGCCGAACAGGTGGTTGCGCAGTTCCCCGAGATCCCGGCATCCACCGTCATCGCGGCGATCGGCCCGCGCACGGCGAAGGATGCCAAGCGCGCCGGGCTGAGCGTCGACGTGGTCGCTGAGAAGCAGACCGTCGAATCGCTCATCGAGGCCGTGGCCCGCTTCCCCCTGGCCCCCGACGAATCGACCTCATGAGTTTTCCCGAGCACCGCCCGCGTCGCCTGCGTCGCACCCCCGCCGTCCGTCGTCTCGCCCGCGAGACGCACCTCGTCCCCTCTCAGCTCGTGCTGCCGATGTTCGTGCGAGAGGGCATCACCGAGCCGAGCCCGATTGGCTCGATGCCGGGGATCGTGCAGCACTCGCTCGACTCGCTGCGCCGTGCCGTCGCCGAGGCCGCGGAAGAGCGCATCGGCGGCGTGATGCTGTTCGGCGTCCCCGAGACGCGCGACGCCGTGGGCTCGGGAGCGGACGACCCGAACGGCATCCTGAATCTCGCGACGGAGGCCGTGGTGGCCGAGGTCGGCGACGCGCTCGTCGTCCAGACCGACCTGTGCCTCGACGAGTTCACCGACCACGGGCACTGCGGCGTCCTGCAGGCCGACGGCGCTGTGGACAACGACGCCACCCTTGAGCGCTACACCGCGATGGGCCTGGCGCAGGCGCGCGCGGGCTCGGCGATGCTCGGGCTGTCCGGCATGATGGACGGCCAGGTCGGCGCGGTGCGCGAGGCGCTGGATGCCGAGGGCTTCACCGACACGCTGATCCTCGCCTACTCGGCCAAGTACGCGGGGGCCTTCTACGGTCCGTTCCGCGAGGCGGTCGACTCGCAGCTGAAGGGCGACCGCCGCTCGTACCAGCTCGATCCCGGCAACGGGCGCGAAGGCGTGCGCGAAGCGCTGCTGGACGTCGAGGAGGGCGCCGACATCGTCATGGTCAAGCCGGCGCTGCCCTACCTCGACGTGCTCGCCGACGTGAAGGCCTCGGTCGACGTTCCGGTGTGGGCGTACCAGGTGTCGGGCGAGTACGCGATGGTCGAGGCTGCCGCGGCTCACGGCTGGATCGACCGCCGCGGCGCGGTCATGGAGAGCCTGCTCGGTATCCGCCGCGCCGGCGCCGACGCGATCCTGACGTACTGGGCGCTCGAGGCCGCCCGCTGGCTCCGCGCCGAGCTCTGAGCCCCCGGCCGGCCCCGACAAGCGTCGGGGTTCGGCCTTCTCGCGCGCCCGCCCGGAAGAATGGATGCCATGACTGACCTCAACGACCAGTGGTTCGCCCGTGCCAAGGACGTCATCCCGGGCGGCGTGAACTCGCCCGTTCGCGCGTACGGCTCCGTGGGCGGGACGCCGCGCTTCGTGCAGTCGGCCTCGGGCCCTCGGATCACGGATGCCGCGGGTCGCGAGTACGTCGACCTCGTCGCCTCGTGGGGCCCGGCGCTGTTGGGTCACGCGCGCCCCGAGGTCGTCGACGCGGTGCGGGAGGCGGCATCCCGAGGCCTGTCCTTCGGCGCTCCGACCGGAGCCGAGGTCGAGCTCGCCGATCTCATCGCGAACCGCGTGCAGGTCGGCGACCTGAAGCCGGTCGAGAAGGTGCGTCTGGTCTCGACGGGTACCGAGGCGACGATGACGGCGATCCGTCTCGCGCGCGGCGTGACCGGTCGCGACCTGCTGATCAAGTTCGCCGGCCACTACCACGGGCACTCCGACGGGCTCCTGGCCGCCGCCGGTTCCGGTGTCGCCACGCTCGCGCTGCCCGGCTCGGCCGGTGTTCCCGCGCCGATCGCGGCGCAGACGCTCGTGCTGCCCTACAACGACCTCGACGCGGTGCGCGAGGCGTTCGCGGTGCACGGTGAGAACATCGCCGCGATCATCGTCGAGGCGGCATCCGCGAACATGGGTGTCGTCCCGCCGCTCCCGGGCTTCAACGCCGCGATCGCCGACATCGCGCACAGCCACGGTGCGCTCCTGATCATGGACGAGGTGCTCACCGGCTTCCGCGTGCACCCCGCCGGATTCTGGGGGCTCCAGGCGTCGCAGGGCGAGACGTACCTGCCCGACATCCTCACGTTCGGCAAGGTCGTCGGCGGGGGGATGCCGCTGGCCGCCCTCGGCGGTCGCGCCGAGGTCATGGACCACCTCGCTCCCCTCGGGCCGGTGTACCAGGCCGGAACGCTGTCGGGGAACCCGCTGTCGGTGGCGGCGGGTCTCGCGACGCTGCGGCTCGCGACGCCCGAGGTGTACGCGGCGGTCGACGCCTCGGCGGCCCGCATCGCTGACGCCCTCGACGCGGCCCTGACGGCGGAGGGCGTCGTGCACGCCGTGCCGCGCGCAGGTTCCCTCTTCGGCGTCGCGTTCCTTCCCGAGGTGCCGCGCGACTACGCCACGGCGCTCACGCAGCAGTCGTACCGGTACGCGCCGTTCTTCCACGCGATGCTGGATGCCGGCATCTCGCTGCCCCCGAGCGTGTTCGAGGCGTGGTTCCTCACGGCCGCCCACGACGAGGCCGCCCTCGGGCAGGTGCTCGACGCGCTGCCGGGTGCGGCGAAAGCGGCCGCTGAGGCGCTGGACCCCACGCTGCTCGCGCAGTAGACGCGATCTCATCCTCGCGGGGGAGGAACGTCGTCCTTTGTGCCGATGTGCCGGGCCCGCGATCTCGCGAGGCTGGACGCATGCTTCTCGCCGCCGCCCTCGTCGTCCTGTCGCTCGCGCTCGCGGTTGTGGTCGTGGCCGCCCTCGTGCTGTGGCGCCGCCCGGCGATCGTTGTTCCGCACCCGGCCGACGCTCGACGGCCGCGTCGTCGGCGCGCGACGTGGCGGCCGGTCGCGGCCGCGTCGTCCTGACCGTCGCGCCCGCCGCAGCAGTGGAAGACTGTCCTGATGGAGTCTTCCGCGCCTCGCGTCGTCGTCCTCGCTGGTGGAGTCGGAGGGTCGAAGTTCACCCTCGGCGTCCGCGCCGCTCTCCGACGGTTCGGTGCACCCGATGCCACGGTCGTCGTCAACACCGGGGACGACCTGTGGCTGTCGGGAGTCCGGCTGCAGCCCGATGTCGACTCGATCACCTACGCGCTCGCCGGGGTCAACGACACCGTGCGCGGCTGGGGACGCGCGGGCGATACCGAGCGGGTCAACGAGGAACTGCAGGCGTGGGGCGCGGGGTGGCCGTGGTTCACGCTCGGCGACCTCGATCTCGGTACCCACCTCGCGCGCACCGGGTGGCTGCGCGAGGGGCTCACCCCGACCCAGGTGCTCGCGCGCATGGCGGAGCGCTGGCCGCTCGGCATCCGGCTCCTGCCCATGACCGACAGCGAGGTCGACACGCACGTGCTGCTCGAGGACGGGCGCCGTCTGCACTTCCAAGAGTGGTGGACGCGCCACCGCGCCCAACTGCCTCCTCGCGCGTTCGAGAACCCCGGGATCTCGGATGCCACCCCTGCCCCGGGCGTCGCGGAGGCGATCGCGCAGGCCGATGCGGTGCTGCTCGCGCCGTCGAACCCCGTCGTGTCGATCGGGCCGATCCTCGCGGTCCCCGGTATCCGGGACGCTCTTCGTGCGACGTCGGCGCGCGTTGTCGGGGTCTCTCCGATCATCAGCGGGCGGGTGGTGCGCGGGATGGCCGACGTGTGCCTCACGGCGATCGGCGTCGAGACGTCTGCCGCCGCGGTCGCTCGGCACTACGGCGCCCGGTCGGCGGGCGGAGTATTGGACGCGTGGCTGCTGGCCGAGGAAGACGCCGCCGCGGCGCCCGAGGTCGAGGCCGCCGGGATCCGCGCGGTCGTGGCACCCCTGTGGATGCGCGACGAGGAAACGTCCGCGGCGATCGCGGAGGCGGCGCTCCGGGCCTGAGTCCGGGGCGCGCTTCCGGCCTCGGTCGCGCGCGCAGAATCGGAGATGCGCACCGGATCCGGATGCCAAGAGCGATCTCATCCGAATCTGTAGCGCATCTCCGAATCTGCGTGCAGGGCTAGCGGGACCGGCGTTCCGGGAACGCGAGGGCGACGGCATCCGGTTCCCCCGTCAGGATCACCACGTGCGTCGGCGGCAGCAGGAGGTCGGCGGGGCCGATGCCGGTCATCCCTCGCACAGGCTCGTCCCCTCGGGCGCCGCGTCGACCACCGTCGTGGTCACCGACGTGGAGCCGGTGGCCGTGCCCGCGGGCATGTCGGCTACGGGCTGCAGGAGCACCTGCCGCTCCCCGATGAACGCTCCGGTCTCGGGGTCGATGATGATGTCCTGACGGAAGCCGTTCTCGCCCTCGTCGCGGCCGATGGCCGTGCCGGTCCGACCGTTCAGGGTCGCCTGCTCCTCGGTGATCGTGACCCCGGGGATGAGCGCGGCCGTCTCGTAGAAGACCGAGCGCAGCTCCGCCGGCACGGTGCCCGAACGCAGCCGGTCGGCGAGCCACACGAGTGCCTCGCCGTCGCGCGAGGGACCCGCGTTGCCGTTCTCCTGGTAGATCCTCTCCAGCAACTGGTGAGGATCGCGCGGGAGGTCGGCGGCCGAGTCGGCATCGAGCATCGTGATGGGGGCGCCGTCCTCGGTCTTTCCGGCGGGGAGCACGTAGCGTCCGTCGGCCCCGGCACCTTCCCATTCGGAGGCCAACGTCTCGGAGCGGGGGCCGAAGGTCTGGACCGGGGTGCGCGCACACCGGACCTCCACCCAGTCGCCGGATCGGTCGGCGGGTACCCAGAGTGCCTGTACGTCGCTCTCGAGGAACGACGTGAAGTCGCCGTCCTCGAGGTTGCCGTCGCGCTCCCGTCGGGCCACTTCGGCATCCGCCTCGGTCGTTCCCGTCGCCGCGTAGACGGCATCCGTCCGCACCTCGAGGTACTGCCCCGGTCCGACGACCGGGTCGACGACGTCGCGCGCGGCCGTAGCGGCCGCGCCGAGGACGGCGGCGGCGGCCGGATCGGCGCCGCCCGGAGCGCCCAGGGCTCCGCCGAAGACGAACACCCCGGTGAGGGCGCACGTCGCCGCGGCGGCCGATCCTACCCAGATCCATGGGCGGTGGGGTCGACGCGAGCGCGCGGTGGCGGGTGGAGCCTCGATCGCGCGCAGCAGCGCCGCGCGACCGCGGATCACGTCGTCGGGGGTGCGCTCGGGAACGTCGGCCCGGACGCGGTTCAGCAGGGAGATCTCATCCACGGTGGTGCTCTCTTTCTCGGCCGGGGGCCGGACTGACGTGAGGGGCGATGGCGGCGCGGACCTTCCGCCGCGCGCGGCTGAGGCGCGAGCGGACGGTTCCGAGAGGGATGCCGAGGGCCTCGGCGATCCCGGCGTAGTCGAGCTCGCCGAAGGTGTGCAGGAGCAGCACGTCGCGGTCGCCGCGCGAGAGGTCCGCGAGCGCGGTGCCGAGGTGCGGTGCGAGGCCGTCGGCATCCATCCGCTCGTCGGCGGTCTCGATGTCGTCGACGTGGACGCGGGCGATGTCAGCGGCGAGCATGCCGCGCCACGCGCGGGCCTCGA
Protein-coding regions in this window:
- a CDS encoding uroporphyrinogen-III synthase; amino-acid sequence: MNEGHRHTPTTSTGSVPKPLAGRRVLVPRGGPWGDGVAASLRQRGAVPVIAPLINFAPTNDQATLEQALADLAAGAFDWLTLTSATTVDVLYAYRAVIPAETKVAVVGETTAAAMQAVGYRVDLVPERDNSAQGMAEQMIDLESEPRKVLTLRSEIAKPVLTRLLIEAGHDVRSVVAYRTVGVPVTEKIAGDVHSGRINAILVTSGSVAEQVVAQFPEIPASTVIAAIGPRTAKDAKRAGLSVDVVAEKQTVESLIEAVARFPLAPDESTS
- the hemB gene encoding porphobilinogen synthase — protein: MSFPEHRPRRLRRTPAVRRLARETHLVPSQLVLPMFVREGITEPSPIGSMPGIVQHSLDSLRRAVAEAAEERIGGVMLFGVPETRDAVGSGADDPNGILNLATEAVVAEVGDALVVQTDLCLDEFTDHGHCGVLQADGAVDNDATLERYTAMGLAQARAGSAMLGLSGMMDGQVGAVREALDAEGFTDTLILAYSAKYAGAFYGPFREAVDSQLKGDRRSYQLDPGNGREGVREALLDVEEGADIVMVKPALPYLDVLADVKASVDVPVWAYQVSGEYAMVEAAAAHGWIDRRGAVMESLLGIRRAGADAILTYWALEAARWLRAEL
- the hemL gene encoding glutamate-1-semialdehyde 2,1-aminomutase, producing MTDLNDQWFARAKDVIPGGVNSPVRAYGSVGGTPRFVQSASGPRITDAAGREYVDLVASWGPALLGHARPEVVDAVREAASRGLSFGAPTGAEVELADLIANRVQVGDLKPVEKVRLVSTGTEATMTAIRLARGVTGRDLLIKFAGHYHGHSDGLLAAAGSGVATLALPGSAGVPAPIAAQTLVLPYNDLDAVREAFAVHGENIAAIIVEAASANMGVVPPLPGFNAAIADIAHSHGALLIMDEVLTGFRVHPAGFWGLQASQGETYLPDILTFGKVVGGGMPLAALGGRAEVMDHLAPLGPVYQAGTLSGNPLSVAAGLATLRLATPEVYAAVDASAARIADALDAALTAEGVVHAVPRAGSLFGVAFLPEVPRDYATALTQQSYRYAPFFHAMLDAGISLPPSVFEAWFLTAAHDEAALGQVLDALPGAAKAAAEALDPTLLAQ
- the cofD gene encoding 2-phospho-L-lactate transferase, which gives rise to MESSAPRVVVLAGGVGGSKFTLGVRAALRRFGAPDATVVVNTGDDLWLSGVRLQPDVDSITYALAGVNDTVRGWGRAGDTERVNEELQAWGAGWPWFTLGDLDLGTHLARTGWLREGLTPTQVLARMAERWPLGIRLLPMTDSEVDTHVLLEDGRRLHFQEWWTRHRAQLPPRAFENPGISDATPAPGVAEAIAQADAVLLAPSNPVVSIGPILAVPGIRDALRATSARVVGVSPIISGRVVRGMADVCLTAIGVETSAAAVARHYGARSAGGVLDAWLLAEEDAAAAPEVEAAGIRAVVAPLWMRDEETSAAIAEAALRA
- a CDS encoding CU044_5270 family protein; translated protein: MDEISLLNRVRADVPERTPDDVIRGRAALLRAIEAPPATARSRRPHRPWIWVGSAAAATCALTGVFVFGGALGAPGGADPAAAAVLGAAATAARDVVDPVVGPGQYLEVRTDAVYAATGTTEADAEVARRERDGNLEDGDFTSFLESDVQALWVPADRSGDWVEVRCARTPVQTFGPRSETLASEWEGAGADGRYVLPAGKTEDGAPITMLDADSAADLPRDPHQLLERIYQENGNAGPSRDGEALVWLADRLRSGTVPAELRSVFYETAALIPGVTITEEQATLNGRTGTAIGRDEGENGFRQDIIIDPETGAFIGERQVLLQPVADMPAGTATGSTSVTTTVVDAAPEGTSLCEG
- a CDS encoding RNA polymerase sigma factor, translating into MSTHDGDIIVRSLTHGAAFADLYDRHERVVYRYVGRRLGTAFAEDITSETFLVAFARRASFTGGLDARPWLLGIATVLMQKHARLEARAWRGMLAADIARVHVDDIETADERMDADGLAPHLGTALADLSRGDRDVLLLHTFGELDYAGIAEALGIPLGTVRSRLSRARRKVRAAIAPHVSPAPGREREHHRG